A stretch of the Sphingomonas sp. CL5.1 genome encodes the following:
- a CDS encoding citrate synthase: MTDNAQLSLAGKTSDYPVLSGSVGPDVVDIRKLYGATGAFTYDPGFTSTASCRSALTYIDGDEGVLLHRGYPIGELAEESTFMEVAYLLLNGELPTAGELSKFENTITRHTMLHEQLATFYRGFRRDAHPMAIMCGVVGALSAFYHDSTDIHDPKQRMIASHRLIAKMPTIAAMAYKYSVGQPFLYPDNSLSYTGNFLRMTFGVPAEPYEVNPIVEKAMDRIFILHADHEQNASTSTVRLAGSSGANPFACIAAGIACLWGPAHGGANEAALNMLHEIGTPDRIPEFIARAKDKNDPFRLMGFGHRVYKNYDPRATVMQKTVREVFDALKVSDPVFDVALRLEEIALNDPYFVEKKLFPNVDFYSGVILSAIGFPTSMFTALFALARTVGWVAQWNEMITDPDQKIGRPRQLYTGPTQRPYVPVGKR, encoded by the coding sequence ATGACCGACAATGCCCAGCTTTCCCTCGCCGGAAAAACCTCCGACTATCCCGTCCTGTCAGGCTCGGTCGGCCCGGACGTGGTCGATATCCGCAAGCTCTACGGCGCGACCGGCGCGTTCACCTACGATCCCGGCTTCACCTCCACCGCCTCGTGCCGCTCGGCGCTGACCTATATCGATGGCGACGAGGGCGTGCTGCTCCATCGCGGCTATCCGATCGGCGAGCTGGCCGAGGAATCGACCTTCATGGAGGTCGCCTATCTCCTCCTGAACGGCGAGCTGCCGACCGCCGGCGAGCTGTCGAAGTTCGAGAACACGATCACCCGCCACACGATGCTGCACGAGCAGCTCGCGACCTTCTACCGCGGCTTCCGCCGCGACGCGCATCCGATGGCGATCATGTGCGGCGTGGTCGGCGCGCTTTCGGCCTTCTACCACGATTCGACCGACATCCACGATCCCAAGCAGCGCATGATCGCGTCGCACCGGCTGATCGCCAAGATGCCGACGATCGCGGCGATGGCGTACAAGTACAGCGTCGGCCAGCCGTTCCTCTATCCGGACAATTCGCTGAGCTATACCGGCAACTTCCTCCGCATGACGTTCGGCGTCCCGGCCGAGCCTTATGAGGTGAATCCGATCGTCGAAAAGGCGATGGATCGGATATTCATCCTCCACGCCGACCACGAACAGAACGCCTCGACCTCCACGGTGCGGCTCGCCGGCTCGTCGGGCGCGAACCCGTTCGCGTGCATCGCGGCGGGCATCGCCTGCCTGTGGGGCCCGGCGCATGGCGGCGCGAACGAGGCGGCGCTCAACATGCTGCACGAGATCGGCACGCCGGATCGCATCCCCGAGTTCATCGCGCGCGCCAAGGACAAGAACGATCCGTTCCGCCTGATGGGCTTCGGCCACCGCGTGTACAAGAACTACGATCCGCGCGCGACCGTGATGCAGAAGACGGTACGCGAGGTGTTCGACGCGCTGAAGGTCAGCGATCCGGTGTTCGATGTCGCGCTGCGGCTGGAGGAGATCGCGCTCAACGATCCGTATTTCGTCGAGAAGAAGCTGTTCCCGAACGTCGATTTCTATTCAGGCGTGATCCTCTCGGCGATCGGCTTCCCCACCTCGATGTTCACCGCGCTGTTCGCGCTGGCCCGCACCGTGGGCTGGGTGGCGCAGTGGAATGAGATGATAACCGATCCCGACCAGAAGATCGGCCGCCCGCGCCAGCTCTACACCGGGCCGACGCAGCGGCCTTACGTGCCGGTGGGCAAGCGCTGA
- the gltX gene encoding glutamate--tRNA ligase, translating to MSATTDPAGGSERDPSVVTRFAPSPTGFLHLGGARTALFNLLYARHNGGKFLLRIEDTDRARSTQPAIDAILNGLKWLGMDWDGDVVFQFERAARHVEVAEAMVAGGNAYRCYLTPDELARMRAEAEAAKKPLRIRSPWRDKAPDDPAAPHVIRLKAPLEGAVTIHDRVQGEVTVQNAELDDLVLVRSDGTPTYMLAVVVDDHDMGVTHVIRGDDHLNNAFRQLPIYRAMGWPEPAYAHIPLIHGADGAKLSKRHGAVGIEAYRDELGILPEALDNYLLRLGWGHGDAEIISREQAIEWFDLASVGKSPSRFDLKKLEHLNGHYIREANDARLAGLVAGRLGLTEGDARRELLARAMPALKPRAANLNELADGTAFLFAVRPLTIDDAARPLLEGDAPALLSQLHAALDALHNWDTETLEDAVRRVAEAAGVKLGQVAQPLRAALTGRKTSPGIFDVLALLGRDESLARIADQMR from the coding sequence CTGCTCTACGCGCGTCACAACGGCGGCAAATTCCTGCTGCGCATCGAGGATACCGACCGCGCGCGCTCGACGCAGCCGGCGATCGACGCGATCCTCAACGGCCTCAAATGGCTCGGGATGGACTGGGACGGCGACGTCGTGTTCCAGTTCGAGCGCGCCGCGCGGCACGTCGAGGTGGCGGAGGCGATGGTCGCCGGCGGCAACGCCTATCGCTGCTACCTGACGCCCGACGAGCTGGCGCGAATGCGCGCCGAGGCGGAGGCGGCGAAGAAGCCGCTGCGCATCCGCTCGCCGTGGCGCGACAAGGCGCCGGACGATCCCGCCGCGCCGCACGTCATCCGTCTCAAGGCGCCGCTCGAAGGCGCGGTCACGATCCACGACCGCGTGCAGGGCGAGGTGACGGTGCAGAACGCCGAGCTGGACGATCTGGTGCTGGTCCGCTCGGACGGCACGCCGACCTATATGCTCGCCGTGGTGGTCGACGATCACGACATGGGCGTGACGCATGTGATCCGTGGCGACGACCATCTGAACAACGCCTTCCGCCAGCTTCCGATCTATCGCGCGATGGGCTGGCCGGAGCCGGCCTATGCGCACATCCCGCTGATCCACGGCGCGGACGGGGCGAAGCTCTCAAAGCGCCACGGCGCGGTGGGGATCGAGGCGTATCGCGACGAGCTGGGCATCCTGCCGGAAGCGCTCGACAATTACCTGCTCCGGCTCGGCTGGGGGCATGGCGACGCGGAGATCATCAGCCGCGAGCAGGCGATCGAATGGTTCGATCTCGCCAGCGTCGGCAAGTCGCCCTCGCGCTTCGACCTCAAGAAGCTGGAGCATCTCAACGGCCATTATATCCGCGAGGCGAATGATGCGCGGCTGGCCGGGCTGGTGGCCGGGCGACTCGGGCTGACCGAGGGCGACGCGCGGCGCGAGCTGCTCGCCCGCGCCATGCCCGCGCTGAAGCCGCGCGCCGCGAATCTCAACGAGTTGGCCGACGGCACCGCCTTTCTGTTTGCCGTCCGTCCGCTGACGATCGACGATGCGGCGCGGCCTTTGCTGGAGGGCGATGCGCCCGCGCTGCTCTCGCAACTGCACGCCGCTCTTGACGCGCTGCACAACTGGGATACGGAGACGCTCGAAGATGCGGTACGGCGGGTGGCCGAGGCAGCGGGCGTGAAGCTCGGGCAGGTCGCGCAGCCGCTCCGTGCAGCTCTCACGGGTCGCAAGACCTCGCCGGGCATCTTCGACGTGCTTGCCCTGCTGGGCCGCGACGAAAGCCTGGCGCGGATCGCCGACCAGATGCGTTGA